One Manduca sexta isolate Smith_Timp_Sample1 chromosome 26, JHU_Msex_v1.0, whole genome shotgun sequence genomic region harbors:
- the LOC119190712 gene encoding uncharacterized protein LOC119190712, giving the protein MISTRGVPTIITSDNALYFKLISEIVSKPYCIQNQIQWRFIPELAPWFGGFYERLIGLVKHCMKRTFQKHLLKDTQLMTVMKEIEAILNTRPLMTVDTKMEHVLTPADFLTAGRCITLVDSQEKLLLEGVTTKVDLVKSWRKVRIVLEELKERFENQYLPSLREQYWNSHKDPRILSKELPKVDQIVQIKENKNREDWRVGKIVSLIRGSDS; this is encoded by the coding sequence ATGATATCGACTAGAGGGGTACCGACAATCATAACTTCAGATAATGCgttatatttcaaacttatATCAGAAATAGTATCAAAACCGTATTGCATCCAGAATCAAATCCAATGGAGATTTATACCAGAACTGGCTCCATGGTTTGGCGGTTTCTATGAAAGATTAATAGGCTTGGTTAAGCACTGCATGAAGAGGACGTTTCAGAAACACTTACTGAAGGATACCCAGTTGATGACAGTAATGAAAGAAATTGAGGCAATATTAAATACGAGACCATTAATGACTGTTGACACTAAAATGGAACATGTTCTCACACCAGCCGACTTCCTTACAGCGGGTAGATGTATCACCTTAGTAGATTCGCAGGAAAAATTACTACTAGAAGGTGTAACTACAAAGGTAGACCTAGTAAAGAGCTGGAGAAAAGTTAGAATAGTTTTAGAGGAGTTAAAAGAAAGGTTTGAAAACCAATATCTTCCGAGCCTGAGGGAACAATATTGGAATTCTCACAAGGATCCTAGAATATTATCGAAGGAGTTACCTAAAGTAGATCAGATTGTACagatcaaagaaaataaaaaccgtGAAGATTGGAGAGTTGGCAAAATAGTTTCTCTTATTAGAGGATCTGATAGTTAA